From the genome of Ictalurus punctatus breed USDA103 chromosome 28, Coco_2.0, whole genome shotgun sequence, one region includes:
- the lzts3 gene encoding leucine zipper putative tumor suppressor 3 isoform X2 yields the protein MGSVGSGASSQRAITMRSVGTRTTPNGPLAPALPPNSVRRRLDDRSFSADRLPAPATKTAGVTANEHSERAAASHNANRQHTVNGERLLSNAPFSNGPMRREPGHRRGESLDLCGNSIVLNINNNENKNSSHQAPAQQQHKDKSKAKTDNHNPPNILPISGKLEQAQVQHGLSTEGKDPDALVRPSAFKPVVPKSFHSMQNLVCPLQASVGAGGGTSGSGAGERGGQGASGIRPDEETPNSRGTHSGGGIRTGQGSLSDSGRNSLTSLPTYAGTGSGYGPPPALGPLSASTSHINRLGTATTGLDKPDKPGYQNGLSASDSGHSSSGKSSSSYQRLSHLSDAPAPLRPSPSSDDVIRDLEDRLWEREQEVLHMRRNLDQSEAAIVQVFEEKQRVWEREMEELRQNYAGRLQQVTRRAQRSQQALQAQISRLQQDKRRLQDEMTLLLAQREELEKKCLDYRKEQADLLPKLEETKWEVCQKAGEISLLKQQLRESQGEVTQRAGEMVALRNQLKELNAQLREREQAEISLKESFCTKTLELERCEAELQAMLAEVTVLRDKLSAFETEVAGLKKALSELSNTASTRTTEPSLADMGQLVLSRSRERLLSPLSPPETPTSLPALSSLPTVPSLPPLPALPAPDPLLSLQSDDSKVQRQEAGDLRRQLELLQGELRLERQQRERQALTFAHERQTWQGEKERVLKYQAQLQLSYVEMLQKNQALEERVDQLGAQLATPILVSPATPTSPPPSASLEVPTTAPVAVSITSPTPPVEEKKVPALHQLAPPWPVPTRLERIESTEI from the exons ATGGGCAGCGTGGGCAGTGGAGCCTCCAGCCAGCGGGCCATCACCATGAGAAGTGTGGGCACGCGGACCACCCCGAACGGGCCCCTGGCGCCCGCGCTGCCCCCAAACTCTGTCCGCCGGCGTCTGGATGACCGCAGCTTCAGCGCTGACCGCCTGCCAGCACCGGCCACCAAGACAGCAGGCGTCACTGCCAACGAGCACTCCGAGCGCGCCGCCGCTTCTCACAATGCGAATCGGCAGCACACTGTCAACGGTGAGCGGCTGCTCTCGAACGCTCCTTTCTCCAATGGGCCCATGAGGAGGGAACCAGGCCACAGGCGAGGCGAGAGCCTGGATCTGTGTGGAAACAGCATAGTCctcaacatcaacaacaatgaAAACAAGAACAGCAGCCATCAAGCACCAGCGCAGCAGCAGCACAAGGACAAGAGTAAAGCCAAGACGGACAACCACAACCCTCCCAACATCCTGCCCATCTCTGGCAAGCTGGAGCAAGCACAGGTACAGCACGGCCTGAGCACCGAGGGGAAG GACCCTGACGCACTGGTCCGTCCCTCCGCCTTCAAGCCTGTGGTGCCCAAGAGCTTTCATTCCATGCAAAACCTGGTGTGCCCCCTTCAGGCCAGCGTGGGAGCAGGTGGGGGCACGTCAGGCAGCGGTGCTGGTGAGAGAGGTGGGCAGGGTGCCTCGGGAATCCGTCCGGATGAGGAAACCCCTAACAGCCGAGGAACACACTCTGGCGGAGGTATTCGTACTGGCCAGGGCAGCCTGTCTGATTCTGGCAGGAATTCGCTGACCAGTCTACCCACGTATGCAGGTACGGGTTCAGGCTATGGCCCTCCGCCGGCCCTTGGGCCCCTCAGTGCCTCCACCAGCCACATCAACCGCCTGGGTACTGCAACAACCGGCCTGGACAAGCCAGATAAACCAGGCTACCAGAACGGCCTGAGTGCCTCTGACAGTGGCCACTCGTCTTCAGGCAAGAGCTCGTCATCTTATCAGCGCCTCAGCCACTTGAGTGATGCGCCGGCGCCCTTGCGGCCATCGCCGTCCTCCGACGACGTCATTCGTGACCTAGAGGACCGCTTATGGGAAAGAGAGCAAGAG GTACTCCACATGAGACGGAACCTGGATCAGAGCGAGGCGGCAATCGTGCAGGTGTTCGAGGAGAAGCAGCGGGTGTGGGAGCGCGAAATGGAGGAACTGAGGCAGAACTACGCCGGGCGGCTGCAGCAGGTGACCCGTCGCGCCCAGCGTTCACAGCAGGCCCTGCAGGCCCAGATCAGCCGCCTGCAGCAGGACAAGCGCAGGCTCCAGGACGAGATGACGCTGCTCCTGGCCCAGCGTGAGGAGCTGGAGAAGAAGTGCCTGGACTACAGGAAGGAGCAGGCCGACCTCCTGCCAAAGCTGGAGGAGACCAAGTGGGAG GTATGTCAGAAGGCAGGTGAGATCTCCTTGCTGAAACAACAGCTGAGGGAGAGCCAGGGCGAGGTGACCCAGCGTGCTGGAGAGATGGTGGCCCTGAGGAATCAGCTGAAGGAGCTGAATGCCCAGCTGAGGGAGCGAGAGCAGGCCGAGATCAGCCTGAAGGAGTCCTTCTGCACCAAGACGCTGGAGCTGGAGCGCTGCGAGGCAGAACTGCAGGCCATGCTGGCCGAG GTGACCGTCCTGAGAGACAAGCTAAGTGCGTTTGAGACGGAGGTGGCGGGGCTGAAGAAAGCCCTGAGTGAGCTTAGCAACACCGCTAGCACTCGCACCACCGAGCCCAGCTTGGCCGATATGGGTCAGCTGGTGCTGTCTCGTAGCCGGGAACGCCTCCTCTCGCCACTGAGCCCGCCAGAGACGCCCACCTCGTTGCCCGCTCTTTCATCTCTGCCCACTGTTCCCTCGCTCCCCCCTTTGCCTGCTCTGCCCGCCCCGGACCCGCTGCTCAGCCTGCAGAGCGATGATTCCAAGGTGCAGCGGCAAGAAGCGGGCGACCTGCGGCGCCAGTTGGAGCTACTTCAGGGGGAGCTGCGTCTGGAGCGCCAGCAGCGCGAGCGCCAGGCACTCACCTTCGCCCATGAGCGCCAAACCTGGCAGGGAGAAAAAGAGCGTGTGCTCAAGTACCAGGCACAGCTGCAGCTCAGCTATGTAGAAATGCTGCAGAAGAACCAGGCACTGGAGGAGCGCGTCGACCAGCTCGGAGCCCAGCTGGCCACTCCGATCCTGGTATCGCCGGCAACACCAACTTCACCGCCTCCATCCGCTAGTCTCGAGGTGCCCACGACAGCTCCTGTGGCCGTGTCAATCACCTCCCCGACTCCCCCGGTCGAAGAGAAAAAGGTGCCCGCCCTGCACCAGCTGGCGCCCCCGTGGCCCGTTCCCACTCGTCTGGAGAGGATCGAGTCGACAGAGATATGA
- the lzts3 gene encoding leucine zipper putative tumor suppressor 3 isoform X1: MGSVGSGASSQRAITMRSVGTRTTPNGPLAPALPPNSVRRRLDDRSFSADRLPAPATKTAGVTANEHSERAAASHNANRQHTVNGERLLSNAPFSNGPMRREPGHRRGESLDLCGNSIVLNINNNENKNSSHQAPAQQQHKDKSKAKTDNHNPPNILPISGKLEQAQVQHGLSTEGKDPDALVRPSAFKPVVPKSFHSMQNLVCPLQASVGAGGGTSGSGAGERGGQGASGIRPDEETPNSRGTHSGGGIRTGQGSLSDSGRNSLTSLPTYAGTGSGYGPPPALGPLSASTSHINRLGTATTGLDKPDKPGYQNGLSASDSGHSSSGKSSSSYQRLSHLSDAPAPLRPSPSSDDVIRDLEDRLWEREQEVRMEVLHMRRNLDQSEAAIVQVFEEKQRVWEREMEELRQNYAGRLQQVTRRAQRSQQALQAQISRLQQDKRRLQDEMTLLLAQREELEKKCLDYRKEQADLLPKLEETKWEVCQKAGEISLLKQQLRESQGEVTQRAGEMVALRNQLKELNAQLREREQAEISLKESFCTKTLELERCEAELQAMLAEVTVLRDKLSAFETEVAGLKKALSELSNTASTRTTEPSLADMGQLVLSRSRERLLSPLSPPETPTSLPALSSLPTVPSLPPLPALPAPDPLLSLQSDDSKVQRQEAGDLRRQLELLQGELRLERQQRERQALTFAHERQTWQGEKERVLKYQAQLQLSYVEMLQKNQALEERVDQLGAQLATPILVSPATPTSPPPSASLEVPTTAPVAVSITSPTPPVEEKKVPALHQLAPPWPVPTRLERIESTEI; this comes from the exons ATGGGCAGCGTGGGCAGTGGAGCCTCCAGCCAGCGGGCCATCACCATGAGAAGTGTGGGCACGCGGACCACCCCGAACGGGCCCCTGGCGCCCGCGCTGCCCCCAAACTCTGTCCGCCGGCGTCTGGATGACCGCAGCTTCAGCGCTGACCGCCTGCCAGCACCGGCCACCAAGACAGCAGGCGTCACTGCCAACGAGCACTCCGAGCGCGCCGCCGCTTCTCACAATGCGAATCGGCAGCACACTGTCAACGGTGAGCGGCTGCTCTCGAACGCTCCTTTCTCCAATGGGCCCATGAGGAGGGAACCAGGCCACAGGCGAGGCGAGAGCCTGGATCTGTGTGGAAACAGCATAGTCctcaacatcaacaacaatgaAAACAAGAACAGCAGCCATCAAGCACCAGCGCAGCAGCAGCACAAGGACAAGAGTAAAGCCAAGACGGACAACCACAACCCTCCCAACATCCTGCCCATCTCTGGCAAGCTGGAGCAAGCACAGGTACAGCACGGCCTGAGCACCGAGGGGAAG GACCCTGACGCACTGGTCCGTCCCTCCGCCTTCAAGCCTGTGGTGCCCAAGAGCTTTCATTCCATGCAAAACCTGGTGTGCCCCCTTCAGGCCAGCGTGGGAGCAGGTGGGGGCACGTCAGGCAGCGGTGCTGGTGAGAGAGGTGGGCAGGGTGCCTCGGGAATCCGTCCGGATGAGGAAACCCCTAACAGCCGAGGAACACACTCTGGCGGAGGTATTCGTACTGGCCAGGGCAGCCTGTCTGATTCTGGCAGGAATTCGCTGACCAGTCTACCCACGTATGCAGGTACGGGTTCAGGCTATGGCCCTCCGCCGGCCCTTGGGCCCCTCAGTGCCTCCACCAGCCACATCAACCGCCTGGGTACTGCAACAACCGGCCTGGACAAGCCAGATAAACCAGGCTACCAGAACGGCCTGAGTGCCTCTGACAGTGGCCACTCGTCTTCAGGCAAGAGCTCGTCATCTTATCAGCGCCTCAGCCACTTGAGTGATGCGCCGGCGCCCTTGCGGCCATCGCCGTCCTCCGACGACGTCATTCGTGACCTAGAGGACCGCTTATGGGAAAGAGAGCAAGAGGTGAGGATGGAG GTACTCCACATGAGACGGAACCTGGATCAGAGCGAGGCGGCAATCGTGCAGGTGTTCGAGGAGAAGCAGCGGGTGTGGGAGCGCGAAATGGAGGAACTGAGGCAGAACTACGCCGGGCGGCTGCAGCAGGTGACCCGTCGCGCCCAGCGTTCACAGCAGGCCCTGCAGGCCCAGATCAGCCGCCTGCAGCAGGACAAGCGCAGGCTCCAGGACGAGATGACGCTGCTCCTGGCCCAGCGTGAGGAGCTGGAGAAGAAGTGCCTGGACTACAGGAAGGAGCAGGCCGACCTCCTGCCAAAGCTGGAGGAGACCAAGTGGGAG GTATGTCAGAAGGCAGGTGAGATCTCCTTGCTGAAACAACAGCTGAGGGAGAGCCAGGGCGAGGTGACCCAGCGTGCTGGAGAGATGGTGGCCCTGAGGAATCAGCTGAAGGAGCTGAATGCCCAGCTGAGGGAGCGAGAGCAGGCCGAGATCAGCCTGAAGGAGTCCTTCTGCACCAAGACGCTGGAGCTGGAGCGCTGCGAGGCAGAACTGCAGGCCATGCTGGCCGAG GTGACCGTCCTGAGAGACAAGCTAAGTGCGTTTGAGACGGAGGTGGCGGGGCTGAAGAAAGCCCTGAGTGAGCTTAGCAACACCGCTAGCACTCGCACCACCGAGCCCAGCTTGGCCGATATGGGTCAGCTGGTGCTGTCTCGTAGCCGGGAACGCCTCCTCTCGCCACTGAGCCCGCCAGAGACGCCCACCTCGTTGCCCGCTCTTTCATCTCTGCCCACTGTTCCCTCGCTCCCCCCTTTGCCTGCTCTGCCCGCCCCGGACCCGCTGCTCAGCCTGCAGAGCGATGATTCCAAGGTGCAGCGGCAAGAAGCGGGCGACCTGCGGCGCCAGTTGGAGCTACTTCAGGGGGAGCTGCGTCTGGAGCGCCAGCAGCGCGAGCGCCAGGCACTCACCTTCGCCCATGAGCGCCAAACCTGGCAGGGAGAAAAAGAGCGTGTGCTCAAGTACCAGGCACAGCTGCAGCTCAGCTATGTAGAAATGCTGCAGAAGAACCAGGCACTGGAGGAGCGCGTCGACCAGCTCGGAGCCCAGCTGGCCACTCCGATCCTGGTATCGCCGGCAACACCAACTTCACCGCCTCCATCCGCTAGTCTCGAGGTGCCCACGACAGCTCCTGTGGCCGTGTCAATCACCTCCCCGACTCCCCCGGTCGAAGAGAAAAAGGTGCCCGCCCTGCACCAGCTGGCGCCCCCGTGGCCCGTTCCCACTCGTCTGGAGAGGATCGAGTCGACAGAGATATGA
- the lzts3 gene encoding leucine zipper putative tumor suppressor 3 isoform X4, translating into MGSVGSGASSQRAITMRSVGTRTTPNGPLAPALPPNSVRRRLDDRSFSADRLPAPATKTAGVTANEHSERAAASHNANRQHTVNGERLLSNAPFSNGPMRREPGHRRGESLDLCGNSIVLNINNNENKNSSHQAPAQQQHKDKSKAKTDNHNPPNILPISGKLEQAQDPDALVRPSAFKPVVPKSFHSMQNLVCPLQASVGAGGGTSGSGAGERGGQGASGIRPDEETPNSRGTHSGGGIRTGQGSLSDSGRNSLTSLPTYAGTGSGYGPPPALGPLSASTSHINRLGTATTGLDKPDKPGYQNGLSASDSGHSSSGKSSSSYQRLSHLSDAPAPLRPSPSSDDVIRDLEDRLWEREQEVLHMRRNLDQSEAAIVQVFEEKQRVWEREMEELRQNYAGRLQQVTRRAQRSQQALQAQISRLQQDKRRLQDEMTLLLAQREELEKKCLDYRKEQADLLPKLEETKWEVCQKAGEISLLKQQLRESQGEVTQRAGEMVALRNQLKELNAQLREREQAEISLKESFCTKTLELERCEAELQAMLAEVTVLRDKLSAFETEVAGLKKALSELSNTASTRTTEPSLADMGQLVLSRSRERLLSPLSPPETPTSLPALSSLPTVPSLPPLPALPAPDPLLSLQSDDSKVQRQEAGDLRRQLELLQGELRLERQQRERQALTFAHERQTWQGEKERVLKYQAQLQLSYVEMLQKNQALEERVDQLGAQLATPILVSPATPTSPPPSASLEVPTTAPVAVSITSPTPPVEEKKVPALHQLAPPWPVPTRLERIESTEI; encoded by the exons ATGGGCAGCGTGGGCAGTGGAGCCTCCAGCCAGCGGGCCATCACCATGAGAAGTGTGGGCACGCGGACCACCCCGAACGGGCCCCTGGCGCCCGCGCTGCCCCCAAACTCTGTCCGCCGGCGTCTGGATGACCGCAGCTTCAGCGCTGACCGCCTGCCAGCACCGGCCACCAAGACAGCAGGCGTCACTGCCAACGAGCACTCCGAGCGCGCCGCCGCTTCTCACAATGCGAATCGGCAGCACACTGTCAACGGTGAGCGGCTGCTCTCGAACGCTCCTTTCTCCAATGGGCCCATGAGGAGGGAACCAGGCCACAGGCGAGGCGAGAGCCTGGATCTGTGTGGAAACAGCATAGTCctcaacatcaacaacaatgaAAACAAGAACAGCAGCCATCAAGCACCAGCGCAGCAGCAGCACAAGGACAAGAGTAAAGCCAAGACGGACAACCACAACCCTCCCAACATCCTGCCCATCTCTGGCAAGCTGGAGCAAGCACAG GACCCTGACGCACTGGTCCGTCCCTCCGCCTTCAAGCCTGTGGTGCCCAAGAGCTTTCATTCCATGCAAAACCTGGTGTGCCCCCTTCAGGCCAGCGTGGGAGCAGGTGGGGGCACGTCAGGCAGCGGTGCTGGTGAGAGAGGTGGGCAGGGTGCCTCGGGAATCCGTCCGGATGAGGAAACCCCTAACAGCCGAGGAACACACTCTGGCGGAGGTATTCGTACTGGCCAGGGCAGCCTGTCTGATTCTGGCAGGAATTCGCTGACCAGTCTACCCACGTATGCAGGTACGGGTTCAGGCTATGGCCCTCCGCCGGCCCTTGGGCCCCTCAGTGCCTCCACCAGCCACATCAACCGCCTGGGTACTGCAACAACCGGCCTGGACAAGCCAGATAAACCAGGCTACCAGAACGGCCTGAGTGCCTCTGACAGTGGCCACTCGTCTTCAGGCAAGAGCTCGTCATCTTATCAGCGCCTCAGCCACTTGAGTGATGCGCCGGCGCCCTTGCGGCCATCGCCGTCCTCCGACGACGTCATTCGTGACCTAGAGGACCGCTTATGGGAAAGAGAGCAAGAG GTACTCCACATGAGACGGAACCTGGATCAGAGCGAGGCGGCAATCGTGCAGGTGTTCGAGGAGAAGCAGCGGGTGTGGGAGCGCGAAATGGAGGAACTGAGGCAGAACTACGCCGGGCGGCTGCAGCAGGTGACCCGTCGCGCCCAGCGTTCACAGCAGGCCCTGCAGGCCCAGATCAGCCGCCTGCAGCAGGACAAGCGCAGGCTCCAGGACGAGATGACGCTGCTCCTGGCCCAGCGTGAGGAGCTGGAGAAGAAGTGCCTGGACTACAGGAAGGAGCAGGCCGACCTCCTGCCAAAGCTGGAGGAGACCAAGTGGGAG GTATGTCAGAAGGCAGGTGAGATCTCCTTGCTGAAACAACAGCTGAGGGAGAGCCAGGGCGAGGTGACCCAGCGTGCTGGAGAGATGGTGGCCCTGAGGAATCAGCTGAAGGAGCTGAATGCCCAGCTGAGGGAGCGAGAGCAGGCCGAGATCAGCCTGAAGGAGTCCTTCTGCACCAAGACGCTGGAGCTGGAGCGCTGCGAGGCAGAACTGCAGGCCATGCTGGCCGAG GTGACCGTCCTGAGAGACAAGCTAAGTGCGTTTGAGACGGAGGTGGCGGGGCTGAAGAAAGCCCTGAGTGAGCTTAGCAACACCGCTAGCACTCGCACCACCGAGCCCAGCTTGGCCGATATGGGTCAGCTGGTGCTGTCTCGTAGCCGGGAACGCCTCCTCTCGCCACTGAGCCCGCCAGAGACGCCCACCTCGTTGCCCGCTCTTTCATCTCTGCCCACTGTTCCCTCGCTCCCCCCTTTGCCTGCTCTGCCCGCCCCGGACCCGCTGCTCAGCCTGCAGAGCGATGATTCCAAGGTGCAGCGGCAAGAAGCGGGCGACCTGCGGCGCCAGTTGGAGCTACTTCAGGGGGAGCTGCGTCTGGAGCGCCAGCAGCGCGAGCGCCAGGCACTCACCTTCGCCCATGAGCGCCAAACCTGGCAGGGAGAAAAAGAGCGTGTGCTCAAGTACCAGGCACAGCTGCAGCTCAGCTATGTAGAAATGCTGCAGAAGAACCAGGCACTGGAGGAGCGCGTCGACCAGCTCGGAGCCCAGCTGGCCACTCCGATCCTGGTATCGCCGGCAACACCAACTTCACCGCCTCCATCCGCTAGTCTCGAGGTGCCCACGACAGCTCCTGTGGCCGTGTCAATCACCTCCCCGACTCCCCCGGTCGAAGAGAAAAAGGTGCCCGCCCTGCACCAGCTGGCGCCCCCGTGGCCCGTTCCCACTCGTCTGGAGAGGATCGAGTCGACAGAGATATGA
- the lzts3 gene encoding leucine zipper putative tumor suppressor 3 isoform X3: MGSVGSGASSQRAITMRSVGTRTTPNGPLAPALPPNSVRRRLDDRSFSADRLPAPATKTAGVTANEHSERAAASHNANRQHTVNGERLLSNAPFSNGPMRREPGHRRGESLDLCGNSIVLNINNNENKNSSHQAPAQQQHKDKSKAKTDNHNPPNILPISGKLEQAQDPDALVRPSAFKPVVPKSFHSMQNLVCPLQASVGAGGGTSGSGAGERGGQGASGIRPDEETPNSRGTHSGGGIRTGQGSLSDSGRNSLTSLPTYAGTGSGYGPPPALGPLSASTSHINRLGTATTGLDKPDKPGYQNGLSASDSGHSSSGKSSSSYQRLSHLSDAPAPLRPSPSSDDVIRDLEDRLWEREQEVRMEVLHMRRNLDQSEAAIVQVFEEKQRVWEREMEELRQNYAGRLQQVTRRAQRSQQALQAQISRLQQDKRRLQDEMTLLLAQREELEKKCLDYRKEQADLLPKLEETKWEVCQKAGEISLLKQQLRESQGEVTQRAGEMVALRNQLKELNAQLREREQAEISLKESFCTKTLELERCEAELQAMLAEVTVLRDKLSAFETEVAGLKKALSELSNTASTRTTEPSLADMGQLVLSRSRERLLSPLSPPETPTSLPALSSLPTVPSLPPLPALPAPDPLLSLQSDDSKVQRQEAGDLRRQLELLQGELRLERQQRERQALTFAHERQTWQGEKERVLKYQAQLQLSYVEMLQKNQALEERVDQLGAQLATPILVSPATPTSPPPSASLEVPTTAPVAVSITSPTPPVEEKKVPALHQLAPPWPVPTRLERIESTEI, encoded by the exons ATGGGCAGCGTGGGCAGTGGAGCCTCCAGCCAGCGGGCCATCACCATGAGAAGTGTGGGCACGCGGACCACCCCGAACGGGCCCCTGGCGCCCGCGCTGCCCCCAAACTCTGTCCGCCGGCGTCTGGATGACCGCAGCTTCAGCGCTGACCGCCTGCCAGCACCGGCCACCAAGACAGCAGGCGTCACTGCCAACGAGCACTCCGAGCGCGCCGCCGCTTCTCACAATGCGAATCGGCAGCACACTGTCAACGGTGAGCGGCTGCTCTCGAACGCTCCTTTCTCCAATGGGCCCATGAGGAGGGAACCAGGCCACAGGCGAGGCGAGAGCCTGGATCTGTGTGGAAACAGCATAGTCctcaacatcaacaacaatgaAAACAAGAACAGCAGCCATCAAGCACCAGCGCAGCAGCAGCACAAGGACAAGAGTAAAGCCAAGACGGACAACCACAACCCTCCCAACATCCTGCCCATCTCTGGCAAGCTGGAGCAAGCACAG GACCCTGACGCACTGGTCCGTCCCTCCGCCTTCAAGCCTGTGGTGCCCAAGAGCTTTCATTCCATGCAAAACCTGGTGTGCCCCCTTCAGGCCAGCGTGGGAGCAGGTGGGGGCACGTCAGGCAGCGGTGCTGGTGAGAGAGGTGGGCAGGGTGCCTCGGGAATCCGTCCGGATGAGGAAACCCCTAACAGCCGAGGAACACACTCTGGCGGAGGTATTCGTACTGGCCAGGGCAGCCTGTCTGATTCTGGCAGGAATTCGCTGACCAGTCTACCCACGTATGCAGGTACGGGTTCAGGCTATGGCCCTCCGCCGGCCCTTGGGCCCCTCAGTGCCTCCACCAGCCACATCAACCGCCTGGGTACTGCAACAACCGGCCTGGACAAGCCAGATAAACCAGGCTACCAGAACGGCCTGAGTGCCTCTGACAGTGGCCACTCGTCTTCAGGCAAGAGCTCGTCATCTTATCAGCGCCTCAGCCACTTGAGTGATGCGCCGGCGCCCTTGCGGCCATCGCCGTCCTCCGACGACGTCATTCGTGACCTAGAGGACCGCTTATGGGAAAGAGAGCAAGAGGTGAGGATGGAG GTACTCCACATGAGACGGAACCTGGATCAGAGCGAGGCGGCAATCGTGCAGGTGTTCGAGGAGAAGCAGCGGGTGTGGGAGCGCGAAATGGAGGAACTGAGGCAGAACTACGCCGGGCGGCTGCAGCAGGTGACCCGTCGCGCCCAGCGTTCACAGCAGGCCCTGCAGGCCCAGATCAGCCGCCTGCAGCAGGACAAGCGCAGGCTCCAGGACGAGATGACGCTGCTCCTGGCCCAGCGTGAGGAGCTGGAGAAGAAGTGCCTGGACTACAGGAAGGAGCAGGCCGACCTCCTGCCAAAGCTGGAGGAGACCAAGTGGGAG GTATGTCAGAAGGCAGGTGAGATCTCCTTGCTGAAACAACAGCTGAGGGAGAGCCAGGGCGAGGTGACCCAGCGTGCTGGAGAGATGGTGGCCCTGAGGAATCAGCTGAAGGAGCTGAATGCCCAGCTGAGGGAGCGAGAGCAGGCCGAGATCAGCCTGAAGGAGTCCTTCTGCACCAAGACGCTGGAGCTGGAGCGCTGCGAGGCAGAACTGCAGGCCATGCTGGCCGAG GTGACCGTCCTGAGAGACAAGCTAAGTGCGTTTGAGACGGAGGTGGCGGGGCTGAAGAAAGCCCTGAGTGAGCTTAGCAACACCGCTAGCACTCGCACCACCGAGCCCAGCTTGGCCGATATGGGTCAGCTGGTGCTGTCTCGTAGCCGGGAACGCCTCCTCTCGCCACTGAGCCCGCCAGAGACGCCCACCTCGTTGCCCGCTCTTTCATCTCTGCCCACTGTTCCCTCGCTCCCCCCTTTGCCTGCTCTGCCCGCCCCGGACCCGCTGCTCAGCCTGCAGAGCGATGATTCCAAGGTGCAGCGGCAAGAAGCGGGCGACCTGCGGCGCCAGTTGGAGCTACTTCAGGGGGAGCTGCGTCTGGAGCGCCAGCAGCGCGAGCGCCAGGCACTCACCTTCGCCCATGAGCGCCAAACCTGGCAGGGAGAAAAAGAGCGTGTGCTCAAGTACCAGGCACAGCTGCAGCTCAGCTATGTAGAAATGCTGCAGAAGAACCAGGCACTGGAGGAGCGCGTCGACCAGCTCGGAGCCCAGCTGGCCACTCCGATCCTGGTATCGCCGGCAACACCAACTTCACCGCCTCCATCCGCTAGTCTCGAGGTGCCCACGACAGCTCCTGTGGCCGTGTCAATCACCTCCCCGACTCCCCCGGTCGAAGAGAAAAAGGTGCCCGCCCTGCACCAGCTGGCGCCCCCGTGGCCCGTTCCCACTCGTCTGGAGAGGATCGAGTCGACAGAGATATGA